Proteins encoded within one genomic window of Desulfuromonadaceae bacterium:
- the elbB gene encoding isoprenoid biosynthesis glyoxalase ElbB yields the protein MAKIGVVLSGCGVYDGSEIHEAVITLLAIDRAGAEAVCMAPDIAQLHVVNHLSGEPVAGESRNVLVESARIARGKIKNMADVTINDFDALIFPGGFGAAKNLCDFAVNGTDCTVNPEVERLVKATLAARKPLAAVCIAPALIARIVGDQTQLTIGTDADTGSAIDTMGGRHVNCPVREFVIDREHKIVSTPAYMLAGRISEAADGIEKTVRALINLL from the coding sequence ATGGCAAAGATAGGTGTTGTCCTTTCCGGTTGCGGGGTTTACGACGGCAGTGAAATCCACGAAGCGGTCATCACCCTGCTGGCAATCGACCGGGCCGGAGCAGAGGCGGTCTGCATGGCCCCTGATATCGCGCAGCTGCACGTCGTCAATCACCTCAGCGGCGAACCGGTCGCGGGGGAAAGCCGCAATGTTCTGGTCGAATCCGCACGGATTGCGCGCGGCAAGATCAAAAACATGGCCGATGTCACGATCAACGATTTTGATGCACTCATCTTCCCCGGTGGTTTCGGCGCAGCGAAGAATCTCTGTGACTTCGCCGTCAACGGTACCGACTGCACCGTGAACCCGGAAGTCGAACGACTGGTCAAGGCGACGCTTGCCGCCCGCAAACCGCTCGCGGCAGTCTGTATTGCTCCGGCGCTGATCGCCCGGATTGTCGGCGACCAGACCCAGCTGACGATCGGCACCGACGCCGATACCGGCAGCGCAATCGACACCATGGGGGGCAGACACGTTAACTGCCCGGTACGTGAATTCGTCATCGACAGGGAACACAAAATCGTCTCGACCCCGGCCTACATGCTCGCGGGCCGGATCAGTGAAGCAGCGGACGGCATCGAAAAAACGGTGCGGGCGCTGATCAACCTGCTTTAA
- a CDS encoding chemotaxis response regulator protein-glutamate methylesterase, with amino-acid sequence MSRKIRVLIIDDSALVRNILAQGLASDPGIEVVGTATDPYHARDLIIATEPDVLTLDVEMPRMDGVEFLRRLMPQHPLPVVMVSALTQHGKQITIEALDAGAVDFVSKPSVNVASGLHGMIVELCTKIKIASTANVSHWKMQRGELVRRLAAAPATRALAESTDKVIVIGASTGGTEAIRRVITHFPAGMPGVVIVQHMPPGFTTMFAQRLNQLSAMQVHEAADGDRIMPGVALVAPGGVQMQIVRSGGIYRVACAGEERVNGHCPSVNVLMHSAAKHVGANAIGVLLTGMGADGALGLKAMRDAGARTLGQDERTCVVFGMPKMAHELGATETLLSIDEIAPAIIERLRRKTAQTGGN; translated from the coding sequence ATGAGCAGAAAAATCCGCGTACTGATCATCGACGATTCGGCACTGGTACGCAACATTCTCGCCCAGGGGCTGGCCTCCGATCCGGGGATTGAAGTCGTCGGCACCGCGACCGATCCTTATCACGCCCGCGACCTGATCATTGCAACCGAGCCCGACGTTTTGACCCTGGATGTCGAGATGCCGCGCATGGATGGCGTCGAGTTCCTGCGCCGCCTGATGCCGCAACACCCCCTGCCGGTGGTGATGGTCAGCGCCCTGACCCAGCACGGAAAGCAAATCACGATTGAGGCGCTCGATGCCGGGGCGGTCGATTTTGTCTCCAAACCCTCGGTGAACGTCGCCTCCGGTCTGCACGGGATGATTGTCGAACTGTGTACCAAAATAAAAATTGCCTCCACCGCCAACGTCTCCCACTGGAAGATGCAGCGCGGCGAACTGGTCCGCCGTCTGGCCGCCGCCCCGGCGACGCGCGCGTTGGCGGAATCAACCGACAAGGTGATTGTGATCGGCGCTTCCACCGGCGGGACCGAGGCGATTCGCCGGGTGATTACCCACTTCCCCGCAGGGATGCCGGGAGTGGTGATTGTGCAGCACATGCCCCCCGGATTCACGACCATGTTTGCACAGCGCCTCAACCAGCTCAGCGCCATGCAGGTGCATGAGGCCGCCGATGGCGATCGCATCATGCCCGGGGTGGCGCTGGTTGCTCCGGGGGGGGTACAGATGCAGATTGTCCGTTCGGGGGGGATTTACCGGGTCGCCTGCGCCGGCGAGGAACGTGTCAATGGCCATTGCCCGTCAGTGAATGTACTGATGCATTCCGCCGCCAAACATGTCGGTGCCAACGCCATCGGCGTGCTGCTCACCGGCATGGGCGCGGACGGGGCATTGGGGCTCAAGGCGATGCGTGACGCGGGGGCGCGGACGCTCGGACAGGATGAGCGAACTTGCGTGGTTTTCGGCATGCCGAAGATGGCTCACGAACTGGGTGCGACAGAAACCTTGCTGTCGATCGATGAGATCGCGCCCGCAATTATCGAACGATTGCGTCGCAAAACGGCGCAGACCGGGGGAAACTGA
- a CDS encoding chemotaxis protein CheA: MTLIRMPFMSSDLSIERQQMIGDFLQESREFIVATQDVLKSFAKKNYQAKETDLRSIQQTTHAIKLGARFLELKQLAIVAEAADLLVDRLRTGKEAASSARLKLFRRAFTFFTDAFATIAASGDDQPLEGAAETLRSALNAAITLEEELPAGIPTAAAVNANFNPFNTPELVEKFVGEGDELLQNAELGLLRWETSPEDEENLGALFRDIHSFKGNSGFLGFSDLEKLSHQMEAVLEIAKSGRDLSEFKAANILLGSLDIMRAALADIAQQGSGHVADLEVHLMTLLDLLERIDADAPNAAPLRLATAGATDTEQSRTIKRQDIRVDLSKLDQLINLIGELVIAENMLVHSPELAGLELEQFHRASRQMNKIVRDLQEVAMTIRMVPISGLFRRLLRLVHDLSIKSGKKVDLTLTGADTEVDKTVAELMTDPLVHLIRNALDHGIEPPAERKTSGKPDTGTLQLSARHEEGEIWIVLEDDGRGLNREKIVARAAAKGLLNKSAEEMSDREVWNMIFLPGFSTAEQVTDISGRGVGMDVVKKNIEKIKGKVELTSTPNQGTRFTLRIPLTLGIIDGMLLRVGSAKCIIPTLAINQAFRPTPAMITVTPDGLELVRVRERFYPVVRLHQILANSPEFTELSSGILLTLEHQGTTIALFVDELLGQQQTVIKGLSEQFENARWVTGCTILGDGEVCLILDVGHLVETHGYVKIAQSTLTA, encoded by the coding sequence ATGACTCTGATCAGGATGCCCTTTATGAGTAGTGATCTTTCGATTGAACGTCAGCAAATGATCGGCGATTTTTTGCAGGAAAGCCGTGAATTTATCGTTGCGACGCAGGATGTTCTTAAATCCTTCGCCAAAAAAAATTACCAGGCCAAAGAAACCGACCTGCGCAGCATCCAGCAAACGACTCATGCAATCAAACTCGGGGCGCGTTTTCTGGAATTAAAACAACTGGCCATCGTTGCCGAAGCTGCCGATCTGCTGGTTGATCGGCTCCGCACCGGCAAAGAAGCAGCAAGCAGCGCCCGCTTAAAGCTTTTTCGCCGCGCCTTCACCTTCTTTACTGACGCCTTTGCTACCATTGCTGCAAGCGGCGACGATCAGCCCCTCGAAGGTGCCGCCGAAACCCTGCGCAGCGCACTTAACGCCGCCATCACCCTGGAGGAAGAGCTCCCTGCGGGGATCCCCACCGCAGCGGCAGTGAACGCCAATTTCAACCCGTTCAATACGCCGGAGCTGGTCGAAAAATTTGTCGGCGAAGGGGATGAGCTGTTGCAAAATGCCGAACTGGGTCTGCTCCGCTGGGAGACCTCCCCGGAGGATGAGGAAAACCTGGGAGCGCTCTTCCGTGATATTCACAGTTTTAAGGGGAACAGCGGTTTCCTCGGTTTCAGCGATCTGGAAAAACTTTCTCACCAGATGGAAGCAGTGCTGGAAATCGCCAAAAGCGGTCGCGACCTGAGTGAGTTTAAAGCCGCAAACATCCTCCTTGGCTCCCTTGACATCATGCGCGCCGCCCTCGCTGACATCGCCCAACAGGGGTCCGGTCACGTTGCGGACCTCGAAGTTCACCTGATGACCCTGCTTGACCTGCTCGAACGGATTGACGCAGACGCCCCGAACGCCGCGCCACTGCGTCTTGCGACAGCCGGCGCGACTGACACGGAGCAGTCCAGAACGATCAAACGTCAGGACATTCGGGTTGATCTTTCCAAGCTCGACCAGTTGATCAACCTCATCGGGGAGCTGGTGATTGCCGAAAACATGCTCGTTCACAGCCCGGAACTGGCGGGGCTGGAGCTGGAACAGTTCCATCGTGCCAGTCGGCAGATGAATAAAATTGTGCGCGACCTGCAGGAGGTTGCGATGACGATCCGCATGGTTCCGATCTCCGGACTCTTTCGCAGGTTGTTGCGCCTGGTCCACGATCTGTCGATCAAGTCAGGGAAAAAAGTTGACCTGACGCTCACCGGAGCAGACACCGAAGTCGACAAGACGGTCGCCGAACTGATGACTGACCCGTTGGTCCATCTGATTCGCAACGCGCTCGACCACGGTATCGAACCTCCCGCCGAGCGCAAAACCAGCGGCAAGCCGGACACAGGCACGCTGCAACTCTCCGCCCGCCACGAAGAAGGGGAAATCTGGATCGTCCTCGAAGATGACGGACGCGGCCTCAACCGAGAAAAAATCGTTGCCCGCGCAGCGGCCAAAGGGCTGCTCAACAAGAGCGCCGAGGAGATGTCGGACCGGGAAGTCTGGAACATGATCTTTCTGCCGGGATTTTCAACCGCGGAACAGGTCACCGACATCTCCGGACGCGGGGTGGGCATGGATGTCGTCAAAAAGAATATTGAAAAGATCAAAGGCAAGGTCGAACTGACCAGTACCCCCAATCAGGGCACCCGCTTTACCCTGCGGATCCCGCTGACCCTCGGCATTATTGACGGTATGCTTCTGCGCGTGGGCAGTGCCAAATGTATCATCCCGACACTGGCGATCAACCAGGCCTTCAGACCGACCCCGGCGATGATCACTGTCACCCCTGACGGACTTGAGCTGGTGCGCGTCCGCGAACGTTTCTACCCGGTCGTGCGTCTGCACCAGATCCTCGCCAATAGTCCGGAATTTACCGAACTCAGTAGCGGGATTTTATTGACTCTGGAGCATCAGGGGACAACCATTGCGCTGTTTGTGGACGAACTTCTCGGCCAGCAGCAAACGGTGATCAAGGGGCTGTCAGAACAGTTCGAAAACGCCCGCTGGGTCACCGGCTGCACCATCCTCGGTGACGGTGAGGTCTGCCTGATCCTCGATGTCGGGCACCTGGTCGAAACCCACGGCTATGTAAAAATAGCTCAGTCAACACTGACCGCCTGA
- the dksA gene encoding RNA polymerase-binding protein DksA — protein MDAENLEEFRNILQEQMDQLLRDAGKTVSEMTDEKANFPDPTDRASLESDRNFELRIRDRERRLLNKIREALERIDAGEFGICEECGEKIGAARLRARPVTTFCIECKTEQERKERIG, from the coding sequence ATGGACGCGGAGAATCTGGAAGAATTTCGGAATATACTGCAGGAGCAAATGGATCAGTTGCTGCGCGATGCCGGAAAAACGGTGTCGGAGATGACGGACGAAAAAGCCAATTTTCCCGATCCGACTGATCGTGCTTCGCTGGAATCAGATCGTAACTTTGAATTACGTATTCGTGATCGCGAACGGCGCCTGTTGAACAAGATTCGTGAGGCACTGGAGCGGATCGACGCGGGTGAGTTTGGGATTTGCGAAGAGTGTGGCGAGAAGATCGGTGCCGCGCGTCTGCGTGCCCGCCCGGTGACCACCTTCTGTATCGAATGTAAAACCGAGCAGGAGCGCAAGGAACGCATCGGCTAG
- a CDS encoding cupin domain-containing protein, whose product MNNIRDEVKELGIGFKVRGMRQERRMTLQDMAEASGLSKPLLSQIENEQVIPPLATLLRIAKAFNVPLQTFFQEADVTQKCILVRAEERRKKNRRLVNAAAPPPYSYHSLAYGKMHRHMEPFLVEFEVQEWDDELLVSHEGEEFLFVLEGEIELRYGDQTMMMGPGDSVYYDSTEPHGYVVKGPTRPRAVAVLYSR is encoded by the coding sequence ATGAACAACATCCGCGATGAAGTCAAGGAGCTGGGGATTGGCTTCAAGGTTCGAGGTATGCGTCAGGAGCGGCGGATGACCTTGCAGGACATGGCCGAGGCCTCCGGGCTCTCCAAACCGTTGCTGTCGCAGATCGAAAATGAACAGGTCATCCCCCCGCTGGCGACGCTGCTGCGCATCGCCAAAGCGTTTAACGTGCCGTTGCAAACATTCTTTCAGGAAGCCGACGTAACCCAAAAATGTATTCTGGTGCGGGCTGAGGAACGGCGCAAAAAAAACCGGCGGCTGGTCAACGCTGCCGCGCCACCACCGTACAGCTACCACTCCCTCGCCTATGGCAAGATGCATCGCCACATGGAACCGTTTCTGGTTGAATTCGAAGTTCAGGAATGGGATGACGAATTGCTGGTCAGCCACGAAGGCGAGGAATTCCTCTTTGTCCTCGAAGGGGAGATTGAGCTGCGCTACGGTGATCAAACCATGATGATGGGTCCAGGTGACTCGGTGTATTACGATTCAACCGAACCCCACGGTTACGTTGTTAAGGGACCGACGCGACCGCGGGCGGTGGCGGTACTTTACTCGCGTTGA
- a CDS encoding protein-glutamate O-methyltransferase CheR, whose amino-acid sequence MTEKKSVGDNARGASLTIGGGFLMSISDQEFEAMRALIYTRFGINLTDQKRSLLVGRLQKLIRSQGFTNFGDYYDHLLADTTETSLSHLIDRISTNHTFFNREKAHFDFFIETALPEIAARLTARSDYDLRIWCAGCSTGEEPYMLLMLLHEYFGDRYAQWSAGILATDISDKALQVAKAGSYPPERIETLPGELCKKYFTRQADGNWQVKEALRKDATFRRFNLMNPEFPFKKRFQIIFCRNVMIYFDQPTRETLIRKFHQLTEPDGYLFVGHSESLGRSQTLYHYLQPALYQRMGY is encoded by the coding sequence ATGACAGAAAAGAAAAGCGTTGGCGACAACGCCCGGGGTGCGTCGCTCACCATAGGGGGCGGTTTTCTGATGTCGATCTCGGATCAGGAGTTCGAAGCGATGCGGGCGTTAATCTATACGCGCTTCGGGATCAATCTCACTGATCAAAAGCGTTCACTGCTGGTTGGCCGCCTCCAGAAGCTGATCCGTTCCCAGGGGTTTACCAACTTCGGGGACTACTACGACCATCTCCTTGCTGACACAACGGAAACATCGCTGAGTCACCTGATCGATCGTATTTCCACCAACCATACTTTTTTTAATCGCGAGAAAGCTCATTTCGACTTTTTTATCGAAACGGCCCTCCCCGAAATTGCGGCGCGCCTCACAGCCCGCAGCGATTATGATCTGCGCATCTGGTGCGCGGGCTGCTCTACCGGTGAAGAGCCGTACATGCTGCTGATGCTGCTGCATGAATACTTTGGCGACCGTTATGCCCAGTGGAGCGCCGGAATCCTCGCCACAGATATCTCTGACAAGGCACTGCAGGTCGCCAAAGCCGGTAGCTACCCTCCGGAGCGGATCGAAACACTGCCGGGGGAATTATGCAAAAAATACTTTACCCGGCAAGCCGACGGCAACTGGCAGGTCAAAGAGGCTCTGCGCAAAGATGCCACCTTTCGCCGTTTCAACCTGATGAACCCCGAATTTCCATTCAAGAAAAGGTTTCAGATTATTTTCTGCCGCAATGTCATGATCTACTTTGATCAGCCCACCCGAGAAACGCTGATTCGTAAATTCCATCAACTGACAGAACCGGATGGCTATCTTTTTGTCGGCCATTCCGAATCGCTCGGGCGCAGCCAGACCCTGTACCACTACCTGCAACCGGCACTTTACCAACGCATGGGCTACTGA
- the radA gene encoding DNA repair protein RadA yields MKQKTLYTCQQCGHQSPRWLGKCPDCNQWNTLVEETVTLSKRGRGLSAPAPATPLKLTEISSSEEDRIACGIGELDRVLGGGVVPGSLTLIGGDPGIGKSTLILQAIDRLAHSGKALYVTGEESVRQVKLRGSRLGVGASNLYLLAETALESILDQVQKIQPAFLVVDSIQTVCSAALESAPGSVSQVRECAGRLMQVAKGEGIPTFIIGHVTKDGSIAGPRVLEHMVDTVLYFEGDGGHPYRVLRAVKNRFGSTNEIGVFEMCEAGLREVANPSELFLAERPVNEAGSAVIPTLEGTRPILVEVQALVSSSAFGTPRRTSMGLDPNRVALLVAVLEKKAGLMMPGQDIFVNVVGGVRIAEPAVDLATLAALASSHLNRPIPQKTLLFGEVGLSGEVRAVSRPELRLKEAARLGFEHCLLPQGNLKNLDRPAGMTLHGIRNVSEVLDCVFE; encoded by the coding sequence ATGAAACAAAAAACCCTCTACACCTGCCAGCAATGCGGCCATCAATCCCCCCGCTGGCTGGGCAAATGCCCCGACTGCAACCAGTGGAACACGCTGGTGGAAGAAACGGTTACGCTCAGCAAGCGCGGTCGGGGGTTATCCGCGCCAGCCCCGGCCACTCCATTGAAGCTCACCGAAATCAGCTCCAGCGAAGAAGACCGCATTGCGTGCGGCATCGGTGAACTCGACCGGGTGCTTGGTGGCGGGGTGGTGCCGGGTTCGTTGACGTTGATTGGTGGTGATCCGGGGATCGGCAAATCGACATTGATCTTGCAGGCGATAGACCGGCTGGCGCACAGCGGCAAGGCGCTCTATGTGACCGGCGAAGAATCGGTGCGCCAGGTGAAGCTGCGTGGCAGTCGCCTGGGGGTGGGCGCCAGTAATCTCTACCTGCTGGCGGAAACCGCGCTGGAATCGATCCTTGACCAGGTGCAGAAGATCCAACCGGCGTTTCTGGTGGTCGATTCGATCCAGACCGTCTGTTCCGCTGCACTGGAATCCGCCCCCGGCAGTGTCAGTCAGGTGCGCGAGTGCGCCGGGCGGCTGATGCAGGTCGCCAAGGGGGAGGGTATTCCGACCTTTATTATCGGTCACGTCACCAAGGACGGATCGATTGCCGGACCGCGCGTGCTCGAACACATGGTCGACACGGTGCTTTATTTTGAAGGGGACGGCGGGCATCCTTACCGGGTGCTGCGCGCGGTCAAAAACCGCTTTGGCTCGACCAACGAAATCGGCGTCTTCGAGATGTGCGAGGCGGGGCTGCGCGAAGTGGCGAATCCCTCGGAACTCTTCCTTGCCGAGCGGCCGGTCAATGAGGCTGGCAGTGCGGTCATTCCAACTCTCGAAGGAACCCGACCGATCCTCGTTGAAGTGCAGGCGCTGGTCTCATCGAGTGCCTTTGGCACCCCGCGCCGCACCTCCATGGGGCTTGATCCCAACCGCGTCGCGCTGCTGGTGGCGGTGCTGGAGAAGAAAGCCGGGCTGATGATGCCGGGACAGGACATCTTTGTTAATGTTGTTGGCGGCGTGCGGATCGCCGAACCGGCGGTCGACCTGGCCACCCTGGCGGCGCTGGCGTCGAGTCACCTGAATCGCCCGATCCCGCAGAAAACCCTGCTTTTCGGTGAAGTGGGCTTGTCCGGTGAAGTTCGCGCGGTGTCCCGTCCCGAGCTGCGTCTCAAGGAAGCCGCGCGCCTTGGTTTTGAGCATTGTCTGTTGCCCCAGGGTAATCTTAAAAACCTCGATCGCCCCGCTGGCATGACGTTGCACGGCATTCGCAACGTCAGTGAGGTGTTGGATTGTGTTTTTGAGTAA
- the moaC gene encoding cyclic pyranopterin monophosphate synthase MoaC, which translates to MNQLTHFDDQGRAVMVEVGGKPETERLAVARGEVQMHPATLSRILDRAIEKGDVLGVARLAGIMAAKKTAEIIPLCHPLLLTAVALDFTPDPERGIITIEARVKVCGKTGVEMEALHAVSVAALTIYDMCKAIDRGMTIRTIGLQEKHGGKSGSFVRSDDQHE; encoded by the coding sequence ATGAATCAATTGACCCATTTTGACGACCAAGGGCGAGCGGTGATGGTTGAAGTCGGGGGCAAGCCGGAAACCGAGCGGCTCGCGGTGGCACGCGGCGAGGTGCAGATGCACCCTGCGACCTTGAGCCGGATCCTTGATCGCGCTATCGAAAAGGGGGATGTGCTCGGGGTGGCGCGACTGGCCGGCATCATGGCGGCGAAAAAAACGGCGGAGATCATCCCGCTCTGTCATCCCCTGCTCCTGACTGCCGTGGCGCTCGACTTTACCCCTGACCCGGAACGCGGTATCATTACCATCGAAGCGCGGGTTAAAGTGTGCGGCAAAACCGGCGTCGAAATGGAAGCGCTGCATGCGGTTTCTGTCGCCGCGCTGACGATCTACGATATGTGCAAGGCAATTGATCGGGGCATGACGATTCGCACCATCGGTTTGCAGGAAAAGCACGGCGGCAAAAGTGGCAGCTTCGTGCGGAGTGATGACCAACATGAGTGA
- a CDS encoding rubredoxin has protein sequence MAKYRCVICDYIYDPEEGDSTGGIAPGTAFADLPDDWVCPLCGADKSNFEEI, from the coding sequence ATGGCAAAGTACCGGTGTGTTATTTGCGACTACATTTACGACCCGGAAGAAGGGGATTCAACCGGCGGCATTGCTCCCGGCACGGCGTTTGCCGACCTCCCCGATGACTGGGTTTGCCCGCTGTGCGGCGCAGACAAGAGTAACTTCGAAGAAATCTGA
- the lipA gene encoding lipoyl synthase, with translation MTQRKPDWLKVRFPTGPNYTRIDRYHREQGLHSVCRSAACPNQGECWSAGTATFMILGDRCTRNCAFCNVVGGTPAPPDPHEPEKVATAIAELALRHAVITAVTRDDLNDGGATHFAAVVRAIRHHASGCTVELLISDLGGDHAALATILHAAPDILGHNLETVPRLYPRARQGAAYSRSLNLLTAVTASAPQLPTKSGLMLGMGETADELKGVFADLLTAGCDRLTLGQYLAPTRHHLPVERYLPPEEFAALRATALHLGFRHVEAGPLVRSSYHAEHQAVTAAGSVHQDLSAE, from the coding sequence ATGACGCAACGCAAGCCGGACTGGCTCAAGGTCCGTTTCCCGACTGGGCCGAACTACACCCGTATCGACCGCTACCACCGGGAGCAGGGGTTGCACTCGGTCTGCCGCAGTGCCGCCTGTCCCAATCAGGGGGAATGCTGGAGCGCGGGGACCGCCACGTTCATGATTCTCGGCGACCGCTGCACCCGCAACTGTGCGTTTTGCAATGTCGTCGGCGGCACCCCCGCCCCACCCGACCCGCACGAACCGGAAAAGGTCGCCACGGCCATCGCCGAATTGGCGCTGCGCCATGCCGTGATCACGGCGGTGACCCGCGATGATCTCAACGACGGCGGAGCGACGCACTTTGCGGCGGTGGTCCGCGCCATTCGCCACCATGCGTCAGGCTGTACTGTCGAGCTGTTGATTTCCGATCTCGGTGGCGATCACGCCGCCCTCGCAACAATTCTGCATGCCGCCCCGGACATCCTCGGACACAATCTGGAAACCGTGCCCCGGCTCTATCCCCGCGCCCGCCAGGGAGCCGCGTACAGCCGTTCGCTTAACCTGCTGACGGCGGTCACGGCAAGCGCCCCGCAGCTGCCGACCAAATCCGGGTTGATGCTGGGAATGGGTGAAACCGCAGATGAACTGAAGGGGGTCTTTGCCGATCTGCTGACCGCCGGTTGCGACCGCCTGACCCTCGGTCAATACCTGGCCCCCACCCGCCACCACCTGCCCGTCGAACGCTATCTCCCGCCGGAAGAATTTGCCGCGCTGCGCGCGACCGCCTTGCACCTTGGCTTTCGCCATGTGGAGGCCGGGCCACTGGTCCGTTCTTCCTACCATGCCGAGCATCAGGCGGTGACCGCCGCCGGAAGCGTGCACCAGGATCTGTCCGCCGAATGA
- a CDS encoding sigma-54 dependent transcriptional regulator: MSSLRSVLLIDADCPERETVAAAIRHKIGCVVFDTGSVTDALALLDKQDVCLVIFAAASLPCDGLSLMHKIRGLNPETAVVMAISKEQEALAVEALRQGAFFHIKKPYNHDEAVIITARALERHDYSVHDERRSPKVRKSDGFQGIVGDAPNMQRLYRMIERIADDESSTILIQGESGTGKELVARAIHTLSSRHAKNFVPVNCAAIPSELLESELFGYVKGAFTGANQAKIGRFEYANGGILFLDEIGDMHPALQTKMLRVLQEREFDPVGSVNSVAVDVRVVAATHRNLEQAVAAGEFREDLYYRLSVVPVDLPPLRERAGDVQVLISTFVTVFNRGRKVPSPGFSDEAVAALAGYPWPGNVRELENLVQRMIIMNGGARVEVADLPKKYVCATPGSAEAQELSLELGTVLDARQWDFNTIVAEFEGRLINEALRRTEGNKKEAAQLLNLKRTTLIEKLKKRNLL; encoded by the coding sequence ATGTCTTCACTGCGCAGTGTTCTACTCATTGATGCTGATTGTCCGGAACGGGAGACCGTTGCCGCGGCAATCAGGCATAAAATCGGTTGCGTTGTTTTCGACACCGGAAGCGTCACCGATGCCCTTGCCTTGCTCGACAAACAGGACGTTTGTCTGGTGATCTTCGCTGCCGCGTCACTGCCCTGCGACGGTCTCAGCCTGATGCACAAAATCCGTGGGCTCAATCCCGAAACTGCCGTGGTCATGGCGATCAGCAAAGAGCAGGAGGCGCTGGCGGTGGAAGCGTTGCGTCAGGGGGCTTTTTTCCATATCAAAAAACCGTATAATCACGATGAAGCGGTGATCATTACGGCGCGTGCGCTGGAACGGCATGATTATTCGGTGCATGATGAACGACGCAGCCCCAAGGTGCGCAAGAGCGACGGCTTTCAGGGGATTGTCGGTGACGCACCGAATATGCAGCGGCTCTACCGGATGATCGAACGGATTGCCGATGACGAAAGCAGCACGATTCTGATTCAGGGCGAAAGTGGCACCGGCAAGGAGTTGGTGGCGCGGGCGATCCACACCCTGAGCAGCCGTCATGCCAAAAATTTTGTTCCTGTCAATTGCGCCGCGATTCCGAGTGAACTGCTCGAAAGTGAACTCTTTGGTTATGTCAAGGGCGCTTTCACCGGGGCCAATCAGGCAAAGATCGGTCGTTTTGAATATGCCAACGGCGGCATCTTGTTCCTTGATGAAATTGGCGATATGCACCCGGCGTTGCAGACCAAAATGCTCCGCGTGTTACAGGAGCGGGAGTTTGATCCGGTGGGATCCGTCAATTCGGTTGCGGTTGATGTGCGTGTCGTTGCTGCAACCCACCGGAATCTTGAACAGGCGGTTGCCGCCGGGGAGTTCCGCGAAGATCTGTATTACCGGCTCAGCGTGGTTCCGGTCGATCTGCCGCCATTACGCGAACGCGCCGGTGACGTTCAGGTGTTGATCAGCACGTTTGTCACGGTCTTTAATCGGGGGCGCAAGGTGCCTTCCCCTGGCTTCAGTGACGAGGCGGTAGCGGCGTTGGCCGGTTACCCCTGGCCGGGGAATGTGCGCGAACTGGAAAATCTGGTGCAGCGCATGATCATCATGAACGGTGGGGCGCGCGTGGAGGTGGCTGATCTGCCAAAAAAATACGTTTGTGCCACGCCGGGTAGTGCTGAAGCGCAGGAACTGTCGCTGGAGCTGGGGACTGTGCTGGATGCGCGGCAGTGGGATTTCAATACGATTGTTGCCGAATTTGAGGGGCGGCTGATCAATGAAGCGTTGCGCCGTACCGAGGGGAACAAAAAAGAGGCCGCTCAACTGCTCAACCTGAAACGAACGACGCTGATTGAAAAACTCAAGAAAAGAAATCTCCTCTGA